From one Microbacterium sp. 10M-3C3 genomic stretch:
- a CDS encoding polyprenyl synthetase family protein, protein MAGKLGLSDRVFAGVRSRKLLATVEAGLDRVEESLARELRSADALADATSRYLYEAGGKRVRPMLAMLTAQLGEGIGDDVVDAATALEMTHLGSLYHDDVMDGADVRRGVPSAQTVWGNNVAILTGDLLFSRASQIMARHGERAIRLQADTFERLVLGQMHETVGPQPGDDPVAFYLHVLSDKTGSLIATAAEAGVIFSRGPQEYETPMRVFGEKAGVAFQLLDDVIDLSADPDETGKVPGTDLRAGVPTMPYLLLGQRTDAASVDLHARIEQGVEAIADGADPEILDEPLALLRAHEATDATLDLAHQWSNEAIDALGPVPDGAVREALTRFAQAVADRSS, encoded by the coding sequence ATGGCGGGCAAGCTGGGACTTTCCGACCGCGTGTTCGCGGGGGTCCGCTCGCGCAAGCTGCTGGCCACCGTCGAGGCGGGCCTGGACCGCGTCGAGGAGAGCCTCGCGCGCGAGCTGCGCTCGGCCGACGCGCTCGCCGACGCCACGAGCCGCTATCTGTACGAGGCCGGCGGCAAGCGCGTGCGCCCGATGCTCGCGATGCTCACGGCGCAGCTCGGCGAAGGCATCGGCGACGACGTCGTGGATGCGGCGACCGCGCTGGAGATGACCCACCTGGGGTCGCTCTACCACGACGACGTCATGGACGGCGCCGACGTGCGTCGCGGCGTGCCGAGCGCTCAGACCGTGTGGGGCAACAACGTCGCGATCCTCACCGGCGACCTGCTGTTCTCTCGTGCGAGCCAGATCATGGCGCGCCACGGCGAGCGCGCCATCCGCCTCCAGGCCGACACGTTCGAGCGGCTCGTGCTCGGCCAGATGCACGAGACCGTCGGCCCGCAGCCCGGCGACGACCCGGTCGCGTTCTACCTGCACGTGCTCTCCGACAAGACCGGCTCCCTCATCGCGACGGCCGCCGAGGCGGGCGTCATCTTCTCGCGCGGCCCGCAGGAGTACGAGACGCCCATGCGCGTCTTCGGCGAGAAGGCGGGCGTCGCCTTTCAGCTGCTCGACGACGTCATCGACCTGTCGGCCGACCCCGACGAGACCGGCAAGGTGCCCGGCACCGACCTGCGCGCGGGGGTGCCGACGATGCCCTACCTGCTGCTCGGTCAGCGCACGGATGCAGCGTCGGTCGACCTGCACGCGCGCATCGAGCAGGGCGTCGAGGCCATCGCCGACGGCGCCGACCCCGAGATCCTCGACGAGCCGCTCGCCCTGCTGCGGGCGCACGAGGCCACCGACGCGACCCTCGATCTCGCCCACCAGTGGTCGAACGAGGCCATCGACGCGCTGGGGCCGGTGCCCGACGGCGCCGTGCGGGAGGCGCTCACGCGCTTCGCGCAGGCCGTCGCCGACCGCTCCAGCTGA